The following are encoded together in the Nocardioides sp. Arc9.136 genome:
- a CDS encoding DUF4870 domain-containing protein — translation MSDPYGPPPSQDPADRPPHGQQPYGQQPYGQQPAPQWGQPQWGQQPPGGQPPYQPYQGGGPMNPDERTWGGAAHWSALIGAFVAMAFLGPLLVMLVKGNQSGYVRAQAVESLNFQLSILIYGLVSFVLVFVLIGFLLLPIVGIAWLVLTIIGSVKASNGELYRYPLTIRMVS, via the coding sequence GTGAGCGACCCCTACGGCCCGCCGCCGTCCCAGGACCCGGCCGACCGGCCGCCCCACGGACAGCAGCCCTACGGCCAGCAGCCGTACGGCCAGCAGCCCGCACCGCAGTGGGGACAGCCGCAGTGGGGCCAGCAGCCACCGGGCGGCCAGCCGCCGTACCAGCCCTACCAGGGCGGCGGCCCGATGAACCCCGACGAGCGCACCTGGGGCGGCGCCGCCCACTGGTCGGCCCTGATCGGCGCCTTCGTGGCGATGGCGTTCCTCGGCCCGCTGCTGGTGATGCTCGTCAAGGGCAACCAGTCCGGCTACGTCCGCGCGCAGGCCGTGGAGTCGCTGAACTTCCAGCTCTCGATCCTGATCTACGGGCTCGTGTCGTTCGTCCTGGTCTTCGTGCTGATCGGCTTCCTGCTGCTGCCGATCGTCGGCATCGCGTGGCTGGTGCTGACGATCATCGGCTCGGTCAAAGCGAGCAACGGCGAGCTGTACCGCTACCCGCTGACGATCCGGATGGTCAGCTGA
- the hemW gene encoding radical SAM family heme chaperone HemW produces the protein MPSVLPAGDPVPEDGTLPEESLARLGERPFGFYVHVPFCTVRCGYCDFNTYTASELGAGPGGISRSSYAAAAVQEVRRARRVLGDRGLPVETVFLGGGTPTLLSPADLGSVLTAIDEEFGLVPGAEVTTEANPDSVDLGYLDGLRAAGFTRVSIGMQSAVPHVLRVLDRTHDPLRVPAAVEWARAAGFDQVSLDLIYGTPGESLDDWATSLDAALACAPDHVSAYALIVEEGTALARQVRRGEVPMPDDDDLADKYLLADERMSAAGLGWYEVSNWSRDQASRCHHNELYWTGADWWGVGPGAHSHVGGTRWWNVKHPAAYGDRIAAGLSPAHAREVLEPEDQRVERVLLELRLADGLDRAVLDAAGNAAVPDLVRRGLLVERGDRLVLTRDGRLLADAVVRDLLG, from the coding sequence GTGCCTTCCGTCCTTCCCGCCGGTGACCCGGTGCCCGAGGACGGCACCCTCCCCGAGGAGTCGCTCGCGCGGCTGGGGGAGCGTCCCTTCGGCTTCTACGTGCACGTGCCGTTCTGCACCGTGCGCTGCGGCTACTGCGACTTCAACACCTACACCGCCTCCGAGCTCGGGGCGGGTCCGGGCGGGATCTCGCGCAGCTCCTACGCCGCGGCTGCGGTCCAGGAGGTACGTCGCGCGCGGCGCGTGCTCGGCGACCGGGGCCTGCCGGTGGAGACGGTGTTCCTGGGCGGCGGCACCCCGACGCTGCTGAGCCCCGCCGACCTCGGGTCGGTGCTCACCGCGATCGACGAGGAGTTCGGCCTCGTCCCGGGCGCCGAGGTGACCACCGAGGCCAACCCCGACAGCGTCGACCTCGGCTACCTCGACGGCCTCCGGGCTGCCGGGTTCACCCGCGTCTCGATCGGCATGCAGTCGGCGGTGCCGCACGTGCTCCGCGTGCTCGACCGCACCCACGACCCGCTCCGCGTCCCGGCCGCCGTGGAGTGGGCCCGGGCGGCCGGCTTCGACCAGGTCAGCCTCGACCTCATCTACGGCACGCCGGGGGAGTCCCTCGACGACTGGGCGACCTCGCTGGACGCCGCACTGGCCTGCGCGCCCGACCACGTCTCGGCGTACGCGCTGATCGTCGAGGAGGGCACCGCCCTGGCCCGGCAGGTGCGCCGTGGCGAGGTGCCGATGCCCGACGACGACGACCTGGCCGACAAGTACCTCCTCGCCGACGAGCGGATGTCGGCCGCCGGCCTGGGCTGGTACGAGGTCTCGAACTGGAGCCGCGACCAGGCATCGCGGTGCCACCACAACGAGCTGTACTGGACCGGCGCCGACTGGTGGGGCGTCGGGCCGGGTGCCCACTCCCACGTGGGCGGGACCCGCTGGTGGAACGTCAAGCACCCCGCGGCGTACGGCGACCGGATCGCGGCCGGGCTCAGCCCCGCCCACGCCCGCGAGGTGCTGGAGCCCGAGGACCAGCGCGTCGAGCGGGTGCTGCTCGAGCTGCGCCTCGCCGACGGCCTGGACCGTGCCGTCCTCGACGCGGCCGGGAACGCAGCAGTCCCCGACCTCGTGCGCCGGGGACTGCTGGTGGAGCGAGGGGACCGGCTGGTGCTCACCCGCGACGGACGGCTGCTCGCCGACGCCGTGGTGCGTGACCTGCTCGGGTGA
- a CDS encoding intradiol ring-cleavage dioxygenase gives MTDHRPDHRPDTDGLEDHDLGLSHDLPRILGRRRILGLAGGVGVAAALVACGTDDGVDLTAAGQRPEPPAGVGGGPGGPGGGSGGAASDVEVAEGEIPEETAGPYPGDGSNGANVLTESGVVRSDLTTSFGSASGTAEGVPVTIRLRVQDLSGENVAPLAGAAVYLWHCDRDGEYSMYSESIAEENYLRGVQETDAAGRVEFTSIFPACYDGRWPHMHFEVYSSLASATTYSNKMRTSQLALPEDVCREVYATEGYEQSVTNLERVTLDSDNVFSDGHSLQLARATGSVEEGYVVSLNVPV, from the coding sequence ATGACCGACCACCGCCCTGATCACCGCCCCGACACCGACGGCCTCGAGGACCACGACCTCGGCCTCTCCCACGACCTGCCGCGCATCCTCGGCCGCCGCCGGATCCTCGGCCTCGCTGGCGGGGTCGGCGTCGCGGCCGCCCTGGTCGCCTGCGGCACCGACGACGGCGTCGACCTGACCGCGGCGGGGCAGCGGCCGGAGCCGCCCGCCGGGGTCGGCGGCGGTCCGGGCGGGCCGGGTGGCGGGTCCGGCGGCGCGGCGTCGGACGTCGAGGTCGCCGAGGGCGAGATCCCCGAGGAGACCGCCGGGCCCTACCCGGGCGACGGCTCGAACGGCGCCAACGTCCTGACCGAGTCCGGGGTGGTGCGCAGCGACCTCACCACGAGCTTCGGCTCCGCCTCGGGCACCGCCGAGGGCGTCCCGGTGACGATCCGGCTCCGGGTGCAGGACCTCTCCGGCGAGAACGTCGCCCCGCTGGCCGGCGCGGCGGTCTACCTGTGGCACTGCGACCGCGACGGCGAGTACTCGATGTACTCGGAGTCCATCGCCGAGGAGAACTACCTGCGCGGCGTGCAGGAGACCGACGCCGCCGGCCGCGTGGAGTTCACCAGCATCTTCCCCGCCTGCTACGACGGCCGCTGGCCGCACATGCACTTCGAGGTCTACTCCTCGCTGGCGTCCGCCACGACGTACTCCAACAAGATGCGCACCTCCCAGCTCGCGCTGCCCGAGGACGTGTGCCGCGAGGTCTACGCGACCGAGGGCTACGAGCAGAGCGTCACCAACCTCGAGCGCGTCACCCTCGACTCCGACAACGTCTTCTCCGACGGGCACTCGCTGCAGCTGGCGCGGGCCACCGGGTCGGTCGAGGAGGGCTACGTGGTCAGCCTCAACGTCCCGGTCTGA
- a CDS encoding error-prone DNA polymerase, producing the protein MGWNNPTMPWSELERRLSGRPDLSSEAPISRRKRRPQQTDVAAPDGPVVPYAELHCHSSYSFLDGASSPDQLVLEAIRLGLDTLAITDHDGFHGAPLFAETAQVNAAPSGRSDLRTAYGAELSLGLGRPQQGVADPEGTHLLVLARGVEGYHRLAAAITDAHLRGEEKGRPVYDLAELGERGRGHWLVLTGCRKGAVRSALQAEGAPGAARELRRLVELFGRDSVAVELVDHGYPTDSGHNDLLFALAAEHGLPAVATNNVHHARPGDHRLAAAMAAIRARRSLAEMDGWLPASGAACLRSGEEMARRFARYPGAVSRSVELADQVVLDLQKATPRLPKDGIPDGHTPISWLKVLTWRGFEERYYGTDLEAEARAKILHELEVIERKDFAGYFVIVHDIVAFARSRGILCQGRGSAASSVVCHALGITAIDPVFYRLPFERFISEHRDEEPDIDVDFDSDRREEVIQWVYERYGRHNAAQVANVISYRPKMAVRDAAKALGYSPGQQDAWSKSISSWTKVEPDGDPGEAEIPSPVVALANQLLSVPRHLGIHSGGMVLTERPIGEVCPIEHARMENRTVLQWDKDACEFMGLVKFDLLGLGMLSALDHMIRIAGEHLGDHWELATIPKEEPAVYDMLCRADSIGVFQVESRAQIGTLPRLQPRCFYDLAIEIALIRPGPIQGGAVHPYVRRATGREPVDYPHPELVPVLERTLGVPLFQEQLMDMAKTIGDCTPDEADLLRRAMGSKRGVERIESIKHKLYAGMERRGVLGEDADAIYVKILSFANFGFAESHSLSFAKLVYASSWFKLHYPGAFLAGLLRAQPMGFYSPQSLVGDARRHGVTVLKPDLERSGARADLEPLGPDARTTGMDSCLLDHPGKTFFVPGTPDPTPQHRRDAAYAVRLGLDSVRGIGADVAARIVAARAERPFADQVDLSRRAGLDARQLEALATAGVFDSSGLSRRQALWNAGWTEREDQLEGVRVAGDAPMLPEMDEVEVTMADLWATGVTTDSHPFGHLRDQLRRSGVRSVADLATTEPNRRISVAGLVTHRQRPGTAGGVTFLNLEDETGMLNVICTVGVWRRHRKAAAGSSAVVIRGMLEREDGATNLVADKISSLEELHPEAGRALREKHRSRDFR; encoded by the coding sequence ATGGGCTGGAACAACCCGACGATGCCGTGGTCGGAGCTCGAGCGACGGCTCTCGGGCCGGCCCGACCTGTCCTCGGAGGCACCGATCTCGCGGCGCAAGCGGAGGCCGCAGCAGACCGACGTCGCCGCGCCCGACGGGCCGGTGGTGCCCTACGCCGAGCTGCACTGCCACTCCAGCTACAGCTTCCTCGACGGGGCCAGCTCGCCGGACCAGCTCGTGCTCGAGGCGATCCGGCTCGGGCTGGACACGCTGGCGATCACCGACCACGACGGCTTCCACGGGGCGCCGCTCTTCGCCGAGACCGCGCAGGTCAACGCGGCCCCCTCCGGGCGCTCGGACCTGCGCACGGCGTACGGCGCGGAGCTCTCCCTCGGCCTGGGCCGGCCTCAGCAGGGGGTGGCCGACCCCGAGGGCACCCACCTGCTGGTGCTGGCGCGCGGGGTGGAGGGCTACCACCGGCTGGCCGCGGCGATCACCGACGCGCACCTGCGCGGGGAGGAGAAGGGCCGGCCGGTCTACGACCTCGCCGAGCTCGGCGAGCGGGGGCGCGGGCACTGGCTGGTGCTGACCGGGTGCCGCAAGGGCGCGGTCCGCTCCGCGCTCCAGGCCGAGGGCGCGCCGGGCGCGGCCCGCGAGCTGCGCCGGCTGGTCGAGCTCTTCGGCCGCGACTCCGTGGCCGTGGAGCTGGTCGACCACGGCTACCCGACCGACTCCGGCCACAACGACCTGCTCTTCGCCCTGGCCGCCGAGCACGGCCTGCCCGCCGTGGCGACCAACAACGTGCACCACGCCCGGCCCGGCGACCACCGGCTCGCCGCCGCGATGGCCGCGATCCGGGCCCGGCGCAGCCTGGCCGAGATGGACGGCTGGCTGCCGGCGAGCGGCGCGGCCTGCCTGCGGTCGGGGGAGGAGATGGCGCGCCGGTTCGCCCGCTACCCCGGCGCGGTGAGCCGCTCGGTCGAGCTGGCCGACCAGGTCGTGCTCGACCTGCAGAAGGCGACGCCGCGGCTGCCCAAGGACGGCATCCCCGACGGGCACACGCCGATCAGCTGGCTCAAGGTGCTGACCTGGCGGGGCTTCGAGGAGCGGTACTACGGCACCGACCTGGAGGCCGAGGCACGGGCCAAGATCCTGCACGAGCTGGAGGTCATCGAGCGCAAGGACTTCGCCGGCTACTTCGTCATCGTCCACGACATCGTGGCCTTCGCCCGCTCGCGCGGGATCCTCTGCCAGGGCCGCGGCTCCGCGGCCAGCTCGGTGGTCTGCCACGCCCTCGGCATCACCGCGATCGACCCGGTCTTCTACCGGCTGCCCTTCGAGCGGTTCATCTCCGAGCACCGCGACGAGGAGCCCGACATCGACGTCGACTTCGACTCCGACCGCCGTGAGGAGGTCATCCAGTGGGTCTACGAGCGCTACGGCCGGCACAACGCCGCGCAGGTCGCCAACGTCATCAGCTACCGCCCCAAGATGGCCGTCCGCGACGCCGCCAAGGCGCTCGGGTACTCCCCGGGCCAGCAGGACGCGTGGTCGAAGTCGATCTCGAGCTGGACCAAGGTCGAGCCCGACGGCGACCCCGGCGAGGCCGAGATCCCGTCGCCGGTCGTCGCGCTGGCCAACCAGCTGCTCTCGGTGCCGCGGCACCTCGGCATCCACTCCGGCGGCATGGTGCTGACCGAGCGACCGATCGGGGAGGTGTGCCCGATCGAGCATGCCCGGATGGAGAACCGCACCGTCCTGCAGTGGGACAAGGACGCCTGCGAGTTCATGGGCCTGGTCAAGTTCGACCTGCTCGGCCTGGGGATGCTCTCGGCGCTGGACCACATGATCCGCATCGCGGGGGAGCACCTCGGCGACCACTGGGAGCTGGCCACGATCCCCAAGGAGGAGCCGGCGGTCTACGACATGCTCTGCCGGGCGGACTCCATCGGCGTCTTCCAGGTCGAGAGCCGGGCCCAGATCGGCACCCTCCCGCGGTTGCAGCCGCGCTGCTTCTACGACCTGGCCATCGAGATCGCCCTGATCCGCCCCGGCCCCATCCAGGGCGGCGCGGTCCACCCCTACGTCCGCCGCGCCACCGGCCGGGAGCCGGTCGACTACCCGCACCCCGAGCTGGTGCCCGTCCTCGAGCGCACCCTCGGCGTCCCGCTGTTCCAGGAGCAGCTGATGGACATGGCCAAGACGATCGGCGACTGCACCCCCGACGAGGCCGACCTGCTGCGCCGGGCGATGGGCTCCAAGCGCGGCGTGGAGCGGATCGAGAGCATCAAGCACAAGCTGTACGCCGGCATGGAGCGTCGCGGGGTCCTCGGCGAGGACGCGGACGCGATCTACGTCAAGATCCTGTCCTTCGCCAACTTCGGCTTCGCCGAGAGCCACTCGCTCTCCTTCGCCAAGCTCGTCTACGCCAGCTCCTGGTTCAAGCTGCACTACCCGGGGGCGTTCCTCGCCGGGCTGCTGCGCGCCCAGCCGATGGGCTTCTACTCCCCGCAGTCGCTCGTCGGCGACGCCCGCCGCCACGGGGTCACCGTGCTCAAGCCCGACCTCGAGCGCTCCGGCGCCCGGGCCGACCTGGAGCCGCTGGGCCCGGACGCGCGCACCACCGGGATGGACTCCTGCCTGCTCGACCACCCCGGCAAGACGTTCTTCGTGCCGGGCACGCCCGACCCCACCCCGCAGCACCGGCGCGACGCGGCGTACGCCGTGCGGCTGGGCCTGGACTCCGTCCGCGGCATCGGCGCCGACGTCGCCGCGCGGATCGTCGCCGCGCGTGCGGAGCGGCCCTTCGCCGACCAGGTCGACCTCTCGCGGCGCGCCGGCCTCGACGCCCGGCAGCTCGAGGCGCTGGCGACGGCCGGCGTCTTCGACAGCAGCGGGCTGAGCCGCCGGCAGGCGCTGTGGAACGCCGGGTGGACCGAGCGGGAGGACCAGCTCGAGGGGGTCCGGGTCGCCGGGGACGCACCGATGCTGCCCGAGATGGACGAGGTCGAGGTGACGATGGCCGACCTCTGGGCCACCGGGGTCACCACCGACAGCCACCCCTTCGGCCACCTGCGCGACCAGCTGCGCCGGTCGGGGGTCAGGTCGGTGGCCGACCTGGCCACCACCGAGCCGAACCGCCGGATCAGCGTCGCCGGGCTGGTCACCCACCGCCAGCGCCCGGGCACGGCGGGCGGGGTGACCTTCCTCAACCTCGAGGACGAGACCGGCATGCTCAACGTCATCTGCACCGTCGGCGTGTGGCGCCGGCACCGCAAGGCGGCCGCGGGGTCCTCGGCGGTGGTGATCCGCGGGATGCTCGAGCGCGAGGACGGCGCCACCAACCTGGTGGCCGACAAGATCTCCTCCCTCGAGGAGCTCCACCCCGAGGCCGGCCGGGCGCTGCGCGAGAAGCACCGCTCTCGTGACTTCCGCTGA
- a CDS encoding DNA polymerase Y family protein has translation MPTRALVVWCPDWPVVAALAEEALPPRQPAAVFAANVVQAVNGPARDFGVRRGMRRRDAQARCPEIAVLAANPDRDARAFDDVLAVLEQLRPGIAPLRPGLVALRSPGRFYGGEAEAAAVVAERLVRHGVWDCRVGIADELFTAEQAARRAAPQDSVVVPAGESVPFLRDLPVEVLDDPETVGLLKRLGLRSLGQLADLGAGDVLARFGRQVAWVHRVVSGRGETLLAERTPPPDLEVHVDFEPPLDSAETICFSARRTADAFVEQLARQGLVCTELLVQAEADGVVASSRRWVHPRWFGAAEVIDRLHWQLQGAMNGLSRGGAVRAPVERVRFVPETVVPDSVHADGLWGGTDERVQRGIARVQGMLGHEAVVVPVLQGGRAPADRQAMVPWGERPVGLRPTGLPWPGSIPPPAPARVLADPWPAALVEPGGRPVVVDERGAVRGEPTRFRPSADEPWQPVAAWAGPWPVEELWWEGTPRRVARFQVVGVDGRAWLMTYDQAAAESVWWTEAGYD, from the coding sequence GTGCCCACCCGCGCGCTGGTGGTGTGGTGCCCGGACTGGCCGGTGGTGGCCGCACTGGCCGAGGAGGCGCTCCCGCCCCGGCAGCCGGCGGCGGTGTTCGCGGCGAACGTCGTGCAGGCCGTCAACGGTCCCGCCCGCGACTTCGGCGTCCGCCGGGGCATGCGGCGGCGCGACGCCCAGGCGCGGTGCCCCGAGATCGCCGTCCTCGCCGCGAACCCCGACCGGGACGCGCGGGCCTTCGACGACGTGCTGGCGGTGCTGGAGCAGCTGCGGCCGGGCATCGCCCCGCTCCGGCCGGGGCTGGTGGCGCTCCGCTCGCCCGGCCGGTTCTACGGCGGGGAGGCCGAGGCGGCGGCGGTGGTCGCCGAGCGGCTGGTGCGGCACGGCGTCTGGGACTGCCGGGTGGGGATCGCCGACGAGCTGTTCACCGCCGAGCAGGCCGCACGCCGCGCGGCGCCCCAGGACAGCGTCGTGGTGCCGGCCGGGGAGTCGGTGCCGTTCCTGCGCGACCTGCCCGTCGAGGTGCTCGACGACCCCGAGACCGTCGGCCTGCTCAAGCGCCTGGGGCTGCGGTCGCTGGGCCAGCTGGCCGACCTGGGCGCCGGCGACGTGCTGGCCCGGTTCGGCCGCCAGGTGGCGTGGGTGCACCGGGTCGTCTCGGGCCGGGGCGAGACGCTGCTGGCCGAGCGGACGCCGCCCCCGGACCTCGAGGTCCACGTCGACTTCGAGCCGCCGCTGGACTCCGCGGAGACCATCTGCTTCAGCGCCCGGCGCACCGCCGACGCCTTCGTCGAGCAGCTGGCCCGCCAGGGCCTGGTCTGCACCGAGCTGCTGGTGCAGGCCGAGGCCGACGGGGTGGTGGCGTCCTCGCGGCGCTGGGTGCACCCGCGCTGGTTCGGCGCGGCCGAGGTGATCGACCGGCTGCACTGGCAGCTGCAGGGCGCCATGAACGGGCTGAGCCGTGGCGGGGCGGTGCGGGCGCCGGTCGAGCGGGTGCGGTTCGTCCCCGAGACCGTCGTGCCGGACTCCGTGCACGCCGACGGCCTGTGGGGCGGCACCGACGAGCGGGTCCAGCGCGGGATCGCCCGGGTGCAGGGGATGCTCGGCCACGAGGCGGTCGTGGTGCCGGTGCTCCAGGGCGGCCGCGCGCCGGCGGACCGGCAGGCGATGGTGCCGTGGGGCGAGCGGCCGGTGGGGCTGCGGCCGACCGGCCTGCCGTGGCCGGGCAGCATCCCGCCGCCGGCCCCCGCCCGGGTGCTGGCCGACCCGTGGCCGGCGGCGCTGGTCGAGCCGGGTGGTCGCCCGGTCGTCGTCGACGAGCGGGGTGCGGTGCGTGGCGAGCCGACGCGGTTCCGGCCCAGCGCCGACGAGCCGTGGCAGCCGGTCGCCGCGTGGGCCGGGCCGTGGCCGGTCGAGGAGCTGTGGTGGGAGGGCACCCCGCGACGGGTGGCCCGCTTCCAGGTGGTCGGCGTCGACGGCCGCGCCTGGCTGATGACGTACGACCAGGCCGCGGCGGAGTCGGTCTGGTGGACCGAGGCGGGGTACGACTGA
- a CDS encoding long-chain fatty acid--CoA ligase, translating to MPVNHDTSFVDHLSPNVAVQFLDRVEKSSGAEAFRFPRGEAWESVTWAQAGDRVRRLAAGLLALGLESEQRVGIASGTRYEWILADLAVMCAAGATTTVYPTTNAEDVAYILGDAECRVVFAEDFDQITKLTLHKNELPHLMKVVTFDGAGDGDWVITMDDLAELGEKYLAEHPDVVEQTARAIAPDQLATLIYTSGTTGRPKGVRLRHRSWVYEGAAIQAQDILHEDDLQFLWLPMAHSFGKVLLSSQLACGFATAIDGRVDKIVENLGVVKPTFMGAAPRIFEKAHGRIVTMQQAEGGAKEKIFKKAFEVGTKVDRLRRDGKSVPLPLKVQHGLFDKLVFSKVRDRFGGRVRFFISGSAALNQEIAEWFNAAGILILEGYGMTENAAGATVNHPEDYKMGTVGPALPGAQVRIGEGDEVQIKGPHVMEGYHNLPEETAKAFTEDGWLRTGDKGSLDADGFLTITGRIKDLFKTSGGKYIAPSAIESKFKALCPYTSQFMVFGNDHNYCVALVTLDPDAMATWAEENGMSGKSYTEVVSSPQVQEMVAGYVEQLNGRLNRWETIKKWEILDHDLTIESGELTPSMKVKRNVVEDNNKARIEALYAS from the coding sequence ATGCCCGTCAACCACGACACCAGCTTCGTCGACCACCTGAGCCCCAACGTGGCGGTGCAGTTCCTCGACCGGGTGGAGAAGTCCTCCGGGGCCGAGGCGTTCCGCTTCCCGCGGGGCGAGGCCTGGGAGTCGGTCACCTGGGCGCAGGCCGGTGACCGGGTACGTCGCCTCGCCGCCGGGCTGCTGGCGCTCGGCCTGGAGTCCGAGCAGCGCGTCGGGATCGCCTCCGGCACCCGCTACGAGTGGATCCTCGCCGACCTGGCGGTCATGTGCGCCGCCGGTGCGACCACCACCGTCTACCCGACGACGAACGCCGAGGACGTGGCGTACATCCTCGGCGACGCGGAGTGCCGCGTCGTCTTCGCCGAGGACTTCGACCAGATCACCAAGCTCACCCTGCACAAGAACGAGCTGCCGCACCTGATGAAGGTCGTGACGTTCGACGGCGCCGGCGACGGCGACTGGGTCATCACGATGGACGACCTCGCCGAGCTCGGCGAGAAGTACCTCGCCGAGCACCCCGACGTCGTCGAGCAGACCGCCCGGGCGATCGCGCCGGACCAGCTGGCGACGCTGATCTACACCTCCGGCACCACCGGCCGGCCCAAGGGCGTCCGGCTGCGCCACCGCTCCTGGGTCTACGAGGGCGCGGCGATCCAGGCCCAGGACATCCTCCACGAGGACGACCTGCAGTTCCTGTGGCTGCCGATGGCCCACTCCTTCGGCAAGGTGCTGCTCTCCAGCCAGCTCGCGTGCGGCTTCGCCACCGCGATCGACGGCCGTGTCGACAAGATCGTGGAGAACCTCGGCGTCGTGAAGCCGACGTTCATGGGCGCCGCCCCGCGGATCTTCGAGAAGGCCCACGGTCGGATCGTCACCATGCAGCAGGCCGAGGGCGGTGCCAAGGAGAAGATCTTCAAGAAGGCCTTCGAGGTCGGCACCAAGGTCGACCGGCTCCGGCGCGACGGCAAGTCCGTCCCGCTGCCGCTCAAGGTGCAGCACGGCCTGTTCGACAAGCTGGTGTTCAGCAAGGTCCGCGACCGCTTCGGTGGCCGGGTCCGGTTCTTCATCTCCGGCTCCGCCGCGCTCAACCAGGAGATCGCCGAGTGGTTCAACGCCGCCGGCATCCTGATCCTCGAGGGCTACGGCATGACCGAGAACGCCGCGGGCGCCACGGTCAACCACCCCGAGGACTACAAGATGGGCACCGTCGGCCCCGCGCTGCCGGGGGCGCAGGTCCGCATCGGCGAGGGCGACGAGGTCCAGATCAAGGGCCCGCACGTGATGGAGGGCTACCACAACCTGCCCGAGGAGACCGCGAAGGCGTTCACCGAGGACGGCTGGCTGCGCACCGGTGACAAGGGCTCGCTGGACGCCGACGGGTTCCTGACGATCACCGGCCGGATCAAGGACCTCTTCAAGACCTCCGGCGGCAAGTACATCGCCCCGTCGGCGATCGAGTCGAAGTTCAAGGCGCTGTGCCCCTACACCAGCCAGTTCATGGTCTTCGGCAACGACCACAACTACTGCGTCGCGCTGGTGACCCTCGACCCCGACGCGATGGCGACGTGGGCCGAGGAGAACGGCATGTCGGGCAAGTCCTACACCGAGGTCGTCTCCTCCCCGCAGGTCCAGGAGATGGTCGCCGGGTACGTCGAGCAGCTCAACGGCCGGCTCAACCGGTGGGAGACCATCAAGAAGTGGGAGATCCTCGACCACGACCTCACGATCGAGTCCGGTGAGCTGACCCCCTCGATGAAGGTCAAGCGCAACGTCGTGGAGGACAACAACAAGGCGCGGATCGAGGCGCTCTACGCCTCCTGA
- a CDS encoding MOSC domain-containing protein, which produces MSQLVSVNVGMPREAAWAGIGRTSIDKAPVAGPVEVGLLGLAGDQVSDTRHHGGVDQAVYAYAREDLDRWAVDLGQEVRDGQFAENLTTRGVEVTEAEVGERWRVGTTLLEVAYVRTPCNDFKSWMGRCGFDNRAWVKRFTLDGAPGAYLRVLAPGEVQAGDDVEVVHRPGHGVTIATMFRALHTEPALLPRLLEVDGLAAKARRKAEQYVAARA; this is translated from the coding sequence GTGTCCCAGCTCGTCTCCGTCAACGTCGGCATGCCCCGCGAGGCGGCCTGGGCCGGCATCGGCCGCACCAGCATCGACAAGGCGCCCGTCGCCGGGCCGGTGGAGGTCGGGCTGCTCGGGCTGGCCGGCGACCAGGTCTCCGACACCCGGCACCACGGCGGCGTGGACCAGGCGGTCTACGCCTACGCGCGCGAGGACCTCGACCGCTGGGCGGTCGACCTGGGGCAGGAGGTCCGCGACGGGCAGTTCGCCGAGAACCTCACCACCCGCGGGGTCGAGGTCACCGAGGCCGAGGTGGGCGAGCGCTGGCGGGTCGGCACGACGCTGCTGGAGGTCGCCTACGTCCGCACGCCGTGCAACGACTTCAAGAGCTGGATGGGCCGGTGCGGGTTCGACAACCGGGCCTGGGTCAAGCGGTTCACCCTCGACGGCGCTCCCGGGGCCTACCTCCGGGTGCTCGCGCCGGGCGAGGTGCAGGCCGGCGACGACGTGGAGGTCGTCCACCGTCCGGGCCACGGCGTCACGATCGCGACGATGTTCCGCGCGCTGCACACCGAGCCGGCGCTGCTGCCCCGGCTCCTCGAGGTCGACGGCCTGGCCGCGAAGGCCCGCCGCAAGGCCGAGCAGTACGTCGCCGCACGGGCCTGA
- a CDS encoding aminoglycoside phosphotransferase family protein — protein MERAVEDLLAEWGLVVDGPSPAAGRATVLPVTGDRGPAVLKVAVVEERTEHEALALQRWGAAPRPWAARLLRADPHRRALLLERLPGPDLADHWDVEACELVGAHLARLHVDPPPQVPTLASYVAERTAALAALPRDAPLPHRLVEQVVSLGRDLLADPGEQRLLHTDLHYAHLLGAGDDWRAISPKPLAGDPHSELAPLLWHRWDDVVGDVRGTLRRRFHAAVDAALLDEDRARDWVVVRTVHRALDALADRALVTRCVAVVKAVQD, from the coding sequence GTGGAGCGCGCCGTCGAGGACCTGTTGGCCGAGTGGGGCCTGGTCGTGGACGGGCCCTCGCCGGCCGCGGGTCGCGCCACGGTGCTCCCGGTCACCGGGGACCGCGGCCCGGCCGTGCTCAAGGTCGCCGTGGTCGAGGAGCGCACCGAGCACGAGGCGCTCGCCCTGCAGCGGTGGGGCGCCGCGCCCCGGCCCTGGGCGGCTCGCCTGCTGCGCGCCGACCCGCACCGGCGGGCGCTGCTGCTCGAGCGGCTGCCGGGCCCGGACCTGGCCGACCACTGGGACGTCGAGGCATGCGAGCTCGTCGGGGCACACCTGGCCCGCCTGCACGTCGACCCGCCGCCGCAGGTCCCCACGCTCGCGTCGTACGTCGCGGAGCGGACCGCCGCGCTCGCCGCGCTGCCGCGGGACGCGCCGCTGCCGCACCGCCTGGTGGAGCAGGTCGTCTCGCTGGGGCGGGACCTCCTCGCCGACCCGGGGGAGCAGCGGCTGCTGCACACCGACCTGCACTACGCCCACCTGCTCGGTGCAGGGGACGACTGGCGGGCGATCTCGCCGAAGCCGCTCGCCGGCGACCCGCACAGCGAGCTGGCCCCGCTGCTGTGGCACCGCTGGGACGACGTCGTCGGCGACGTGCGGGGCACCCTGCGGCGGCGGTTCCACGCGGCGGTCGACGCGGCCCTCCTCGACGAGGACCGGGCGCGCGACTGGGTGGTCGTCCGGACCGTGCACCGGGCCCTCGACGCGCTGGCGGACCGGGCGCTGGTGACCCGGTGCGTCGCGGTGGTCAAGGCCGTCCAGGACTGA